The following are from one region of the Bradyrhizobium septentrionale genome:
- a CDS encoding ABC transporter permease encodes MTTTTTTSPAPRARIDWTRPVLWLFAAVLILLILLPLSWLAVFAFTDKNRHPTLQNFVTLFSNPDFLDPLLTTAIIATTSAVICCIVAAPLSWLVSRTDMPGRQTIRALVTASFVTPPFLGAVAWELLAAPNSGLLNQLYRLFAGEDADALFNIYSMTGIIFVISCYTFPFVFVLVANALDTMPGELEDASAILGGNAWTTARRVTIPLAMPALVAGALIAFLQAMTLFGSPAILALPAGFHTMTTKIWSLFQYPPKLELAAAAAVPLLVLTILLLQGQKALLGRRGYSVIGGKYGAPRRVELKGWRWAALGFCLLVLLNPVFLPYFALLNAAFSPNATTLVTPSTLTLHNIVFVFTELSSTQLALKNTVILGAATATIGTILALVIAYVTTRKVIAGHRVLGFLATAPVAVLGVGLFLSYTRPPFVLYGTLWILLLAFLTINLPSAYQQLQAAFATIHPELEEASRILGATRLQALRQITAPLLRTGVIATWCFIFIGVMRELSAAIVLFTSQTKVLSVLIYDLNEGGDLAAIAVLGIAMLVITFAVVLAVNQIPMSGGNSGAKLRNG; translated from the coding sequence ATGACGACAACCACAACCACCTCCCCAGCCCCCCGCGCCCGCATCGACTGGACGCGTCCGGTGCTCTGGCTGTTCGCGGCGGTGCTCATCCTGCTGATCCTGCTGCCGCTGTCATGGCTTGCGGTGTTTGCCTTCACCGACAAGAACCGCCATCCGACGCTGCAGAACTTCGTCACGCTGTTCAGCAATCCCGACTTCCTCGATCCGCTGCTGACGACTGCGATCATCGCGACCACGTCGGCGGTGATCTGCTGCATCGTCGCGGCGCCGCTGAGCTGGCTGGTGTCGCGCACCGACATGCCGGGCCGGCAGACCATCCGCGCGCTGGTGACGGCGTCGTTCGTGACGCCGCCGTTCCTCGGCGCGGTCGCCTGGGAATTGCTGGCAGCGCCGAATTCGGGGCTGTTGAACCAGCTCTACCGGCTGTTCGCGGGCGAGGACGCGGACGCGCTGTTCAACATCTATTCGATGACCGGGATCATCTTCGTGATCTCCTGCTACACCTTCCCGTTCGTGTTCGTGCTGGTGGCGAATGCGCTCGACACCATGCCGGGCGAGCTGGAGGACGCCTCCGCGATCCTCGGCGGCAATGCCTGGACCACGGCGCGGCGGGTGACGATTCCGCTCGCCATGCCCGCGCTGGTGGCGGGCGCCCTGATCGCCTTCCTGCAGGCGATGACGCTGTTCGGCTCGCCGGCGATCCTGGCGCTCCCGGCCGGTTTCCACACCATGACGACCAAGATCTGGAGCCTGTTCCAGTATCCGCCAAAACTCGAGCTGGCGGCCGCCGCCGCGGTGCCGCTGCTGGTGCTGACCATCCTGCTGCTGCAGGGCCAGAAGGCGCTGCTCGGCAGGCGCGGCTATTCGGTGATCGGCGGCAAATATGGCGCGCCGCGCCGCGTGGAGCTGAAAGGATGGCGCTGGGCCGCGCTCGGCTTCTGCCTCCTGGTGCTGCTCAACCCGGTGTTCCTGCCCTACTTCGCGCTGCTCAACGCCGCGTTCTCGCCGAATGCGACCACGCTGGTGACGCCGTCGACGCTGACGCTGCACAACATCGTCTTCGTGTTCACGGAGCTGTCGTCGACGCAACTGGCGCTGAAGAACACCGTGATCCTGGGCGCCGCGACCGCGACCATCGGCACCATCCTGGCGCTGGTCATCGCCTATGTGACGACGCGAAAGGTGATCGCGGGCCATCGCGTGCTCGGCTTCCTTGCCACCGCGCCGGTCGCCGTGCTCGGCGTCGGCCTGTTCCTGAGCTACACGCGGCCACCCTTCGTGCTCTACGGCACGCTGTGGATCCTGCTGCTGGCGTTCCTCACCATCAATTTGCCCTCGGCCTATCAGCAATTGCAGGCGGCGTTCGCGACCATCCATCCTGAGCTCGAGGAGGCAAGCCGCATCCTCGGCGCGACGCGGCTGCAGGCGCTGCGCCAGATCACCGCGCCGCTGCTGCGCACCGGCGTGATCGCGACCTGGTGCTTCATCTTCATCGGCGTGATGCGGGAACTGTCGGCCGCGATCGTGCTGTTCACCTCGCAGACCAAGGTGCTGTCGGTCCTGATCTACGATCTCAACGAAGGCGGCGACCTCGCCGCGATCGCGGTGCTCGGCATCGCGATGTTGGTGATTACATTTGCCGTGGTGCTGGCGGTGAACCAGATCCCGATGTCCGGCGGCAATTCGGGCGCGAAGCTGAGGAACGGGTAA
- a CDS encoding S9 family peptidase: MTKSTTKNSPPVAPRRPHSFTTHGITVTDDYAWIKDPNWQEVLRDPSILDPDIRTYLEAENGYTESLLGHTDGLQKQLVKEMRGRIKEDDSSVPSPDGPFAYFRKFREGGQHELFCRTPRDGGDAHVVLDGDALAKDHKYFKFGGSRHSNDHRLHAWSADTKGSEYFSIRVRGWADGGDLEDIVEETDGGVVWAADSKSFFYVKLDDNHRPMQVWRHKLGTKQADDILIYEEQDPGWFTHLHESASGRFCVIAGGDHETSEQRLIDIANPDAPPRLVAAREEGVQYSIADRGDELFILTNADDAIDFKVVTAPLAAPERTNWHDLIPYREGVYVLDVELYAGHMVRLERANALPAIIIRDLKTGEEHAIAFDEAAYSLDTMGGYEFETTNLRFAYSSMTTPSEVYDYDMATRTRVLRKRQEIPSGHNPADYVTTRIMATSHDGAQVPVSILHRKDFARDGNAPLLLYGYGSYGMAMPASFAANRLSLVDRGFVYAIAHIRGGADKGWGWYLDGKREKKTNTFDDFAAAGRALCDAKYTSAKRIVGHGGSAGGMLMGAVANRSGELFAGIVGEVPFVDVLNTMLDDTLPLTPPEWPEWGNPIESEKDFRTILSYSPYDNVAAKDYPAILAMGGLTDPRVTYWEPAKWIARLRATMRGGGPVLLRTNMGAGHGGASGRFNRLDEVAIVYAFALWAVGMADKAEV; the protein is encoded by the coding sequence GTGACCAAATCCACCACCAAGAATTCACCCCCTGTCGCGCCGCGCCGGCCGCATTCCTTCACCACCCACGGCATCACGGTGACGGACGACTATGCCTGGATCAAGGATCCGAACTGGCAGGAGGTGCTGCGCGATCCCTCGATCCTCGACCCCGATATCCGGACCTATCTCGAAGCCGAGAACGGCTACACCGAGAGCCTGCTCGGCCATACCGACGGCTTGCAGAAGCAGCTCGTCAAGGAGATGCGCGGGCGGATCAAGGAAGACGATTCCAGCGTGCCGTCGCCGGACGGCCCGTTCGCCTATTTCCGCAAGTTCCGCGAGGGCGGTCAGCACGAGCTGTTCTGCCGCACGCCGCGCGACGGCGGCGACGCGCATGTCGTGCTCGATGGCGATGCGCTGGCGAAGGACCACAAATATTTCAAGTTCGGCGGCAGCCGGCACTCCAACGATCACCGGCTGCACGCCTGGAGCGCCGACACCAAGGGCTCCGAATACTTTTCCATTCGGGTGCGCGGCTGGGCCGATGGCGGCGATCTCGAGGATATCGTCGAGGAAACCGATGGTGGCGTGGTCTGGGCCGCGGATTCCAAGAGCTTCTTCTACGTCAAGCTCGACGACAATCACCGCCCGATGCAGGTGTGGCGGCACAAGCTCGGCACCAAACAGGCCGACGACATCCTGATCTATGAGGAGCAGGATCCCGGCTGGTTCACCCATCTGCACGAGAGCGCCAGCGGCCGTTTCTGCGTGATCGCGGGCGGCGACCACGAAACCTCCGAGCAGCGGCTGATCGATATCGCCAATCCCGACGCCCCGCCGCGGCTCGTCGCGGCGCGCGAGGAAGGCGTGCAATATTCGATCGCCGACCGCGGCGACGAACTCTTCATCCTGACCAATGCCGACGACGCCATCGACTTCAAGGTCGTCACCGCGCCGCTGGCGGCGCCGGAGCGCACCAACTGGCACGACCTGATCCCGTATCGCGAGGGCGTCTATGTGCTCGACGTCGAGCTCTATGCCGGCCACATGGTGCGGCTGGAGCGCGCCAACGCGCTGCCGGCGATCATCATCCGCGACCTCAAGACGGGCGAGGAGCACGCGATCGCGTTCGACGAGGCGGCCTATTCGCTCGACACCATGGGCGGCTACGAGTTCGAGACCACCAATCTACGTTTTGCCTATTCGTCGATGACGACGCCGTCGGAAGTCTATGACTATGACATGGCGACGCGGACGCGGGTGCTGCGCAAGCGGCAGGAGATCCCATCCGGCCACAACCCGGCCGACTACGTCACCACGCGCATCATGGCGACCTCGCATGACGGCGCGCAGGTGCCGGTCTCGATCCTGCATCGCAAGGACTTTGCCCGCGACGGCAACGCGCCGCTGCTGCTCTATGGCTACGGCTCCTACGGTATGGCGATGCCGGCGTCGTTTGCGGCGAACCGGCTCTCGCTGGTCGACCGCGGTTTCGTCTATGCGATCGCGCATATCCGCGGCGGCGCCGACAAGGGCTGGGGCTGGTATCTCGACGGCAAGCGCGAAAAGAAGACCAATACGTTCGACGATTTCGCCGCCGCCGGCCGCGCGCTGTGTGATGCGAAATATACGAGCGCCAAGCGCATCGTCGGTCATGGCGGCTCGGCGGGCGGCATGCTGATGGGTGCGGTGGCGAACCGCTCCGGCGAGCTGTTCGCCGGCATCGTCGGCGAGGTGCCGTTCGTCGACGTGCTCAACACCATGCTCGACGACACCTTGCCGCTGACGCCGCCGGAATGGCCGGAATGGGGTAACCCGATCGAGAGCGAGAAGGATTTTCGTACCATCCTGTCCTATTCGCCCTACGACAATGTCGCGGCGAAGGACTATCCCGCGATCCTTGCGATGGGCGGGCTCACCGATCCGCGCGTCACCTATTGGGAGCCGGCGAAATGGATCGCACGGCTGCGCGCCACCATGCGCGGCGGCGGCCCAGTGCTGTTGCGCACCAACATGGGCGCCGGCCACGGCGGCGCATCCGGCCGCTTCAACCGCCTCGACGAGGTCGCGATCGTCTACGCGTTCGCGCTGTGGGCGGTCGGGATGGCGGACAAGGCGGAGGTGTAG
- a CDS encoding IS110 family transposase, whose protein sequence is MNQIIRIGIDTSKYIFVLHGVDAREQVALRKKLSRKQVLEFFAKLPPTVIGMEACGASQHWARELSKLGHEVKLMAPQLVKPYVMRNKNDGRDAEGLCEAMSRPSMRFVPVKTAEQQAALMLMGVRDGLIVRRTQLTNTIRGHAAEYGLIAPKGLDAIEPLLARIAQDETLPVLARELFVVLGRERIRLEGELEAIEAKLMAWHRADATGRRLAQIPSVGPIVATALVMKTPDPRAFRSGRHFAAWLGLTPKDHSTAGKTRLGKITRAGDEDLRRLLVVGATAVIQQARRGRGHHSRWLLALIKRKPPKLAAVALANKVARIAWKLMATGESYEAARMNPMTAAA, encoded by the coding sequence GTGAACCAGATTATCCGCATTGGGATTGATACGTCGAAGTATATTTTTGTGTTGCATGGGGTTGATGCGAGGGAGCAGGTGGCGCTGCGCAAGAAGCTGTCGCGCAAACAGGTGCTGGAGTTCTTCGCCAAATTGCCGCCGACCGTGATCGGGATGGAGGCATGCGGGGCTTCGCAACATTGGGCGCGGGAGCTTTCCAAGCTCGGTCACGAGGTGAAGCTGATGGCACCGCAATTGGTTAAGCCCTACGTGATGCGGAACAAGAATGACGGGCGGGATGCAGAAGGTCTGTGTGAAGCGATGAGCCGGCCGAGCATGCGCTTCGTGCCGGTGAAGACGGCCGAGCAGCAGGCTGCGCTGATGCTGATGGGTGTCCGCGACGGATTGATCGTCCGGCGCACCCAGCTGACCAATACGATACGCGGCCATGCGGCGGAGTATGGCCTGATCGCACCCAAGGGATTGGACGCGATCGAACCACTGCTGGCGCGGATCGCGCAGGACGAGACGCTTCCCGTTCTGGCGCGCGAGCTGTTTGTGGTGCTGGGCCGGGAGCGCATCAGGCTCGAGGGTGAGTTGGAGGCGATTGAGGCCAAGCTGATGGCCTGGCACCGCGCCGATGCCACGGGCCGGCGCTTGGCTCAGATCCCCTCGGTCGGTCCGATCGTTGCAACCGCGCTGGTGATGAAGACACCTGATCCGCGCGCGTTCCGTTCTGGTCGTCATTTTGCGGCCTGGCTGGGATTGACACCCAAGGACCACTCCACCGCTGGCAAGACCAGGCTTGGCAAGATCACGCGGGCGGGCGATGAGGACCTGCGCCGTCTGCTGGTGGTCGGGGCCACAGCGGTGATCCAGCAGGCGAGGCGGGGACGCGGTCATCACTCGCGCTGGCTGCTGGCGCTGATCAAGCGCAAGCCGCCGAAGCTTGCGGCCGTGGCGCTCGCCAACAAAGTGGCCCGCATCGCCTGGAAGCTGATGGCGACGGGCGAGAGTTACGAGGCGGCACGGATGAATCCCATGACAGCCGCCGCCTAA
- a CDS encoding ribonuclease activity regulator RraA yields MSKLSDATRNKLKTVSTATVATALFKRGFRIQMIQDVHPLSPDQPTMVGEAFTLRYMPAREDLNTIEVFRDRAHPQRKAIEDCPAGSVLVMDSRKDARAASAGAILVTRLMKRGCAGVVTDGGFRDSAEIARLGFPAFHHRPSAPTNLTLHQAIDVPIGCSDAPVFPGDVVLGDSDGVIVIPAHLADEIANETFEMTAFEDFVTEQVQNGRGIFGLYPATDEQTLKDFAAWRTAKGR; encoded by the coding sequence ATGTCAAAACTCAGCGACGCCACCCGCAACAAGCTGAAGACCGTCTCCACCGCAACGGTTGCAACCGCACTGTTCAAGCGCGGCTTCCGCATCCAGATGATCCAGGACGTTCACCCCCTGAGCCCCGATCAGCCGACCATGGTTGGCGAGGCCTTCACGCTGCGCTACATGCCGGCGCGCGAGGACCTCAACACGATCGAGGTGTTCCGCGATCGCGCGCATCCGCAGCGCAAGGCGATCGAGGACTGCCCGGCCGGCAGCGTGCTGGTCATGGACAGCCGCAAGGACGCGCGCGCGGCCTCGGCCGGCGCCATCCTGGTGACACGGCTGATGAAGCGCGGCTGCGCCGGTGTCGTCACCGATGGCGGTTTTCGCGATTCTGCCGAGATCGCGCGGCTCGGCTTCCCGGCCTTCCATCACCGCCCGAGCGCGCCGACCAATCTGACGCTGCATCAGGCGATCGACGTTCCGATCGGCTGCAGCGACGCGCCGGTGTTTCCCGGCGACGTGGTCCTCGGCGACAGCGACGGCGTCATCGTCATCCCCGCTCATCTCGCCGACGAGATCGCCAATGAGACCTTCGAGATGACCGCGTTCGAGGATTTCGTCACCGAGCAGGTTCAGAACGGCCGCGGCATCTTCGGCCTCTATCCCGCGACCGACGAGCAGACGCTGAAGGATTTTGCGGCGTGGCGGACGGCCAAGGGGCGGTGA
- the araD gene encoding L-arabinonate dehydratase, translating into MTKKNKTPDQLRSARWFAPDDLRAFGHRSRAMQMGYAPEEWRDRPVIAIINTWSDAQPCHMHFKSRVDDVKRGVLMAGGFPLELPALSLSESLLKPTTMLYRNMLAMDAEELLRGHPVDGVVLMGGCDKTTPGLLLGATSMNLPAIYLPAGPMLRGNWKGRTLGSGSDAWKYWDERRAGKISDKDWVDMEAGIARSYGTCMTMGTASTMTAIAEAIGMTLPGASSIPAADANHIRMSSEAGRRIVEMVWEDLTPQKIQSRRAFENAITVAMAMGCSTNAIIHLIAQARRAGQDISLDDFETASRKVPVIANVRPSGDHYLMEDFFYAGGLPGLMNRIKQHLHLDCVTVSGKTLGENIAGAEVHIDDVIRTVDNPIYKEGALAVLKGNLAPDGCVIKPSACDPRFLKHTGPALVFDDYPSMKKAVDDPDLDVTADHVLILRNAGPQGGPGMPEWGMLPIPTKLVKQGVRDMVRLSDARMSGTSYGACILHVSPESYIGGPLALVRNGDRITLDVAARTINLDVPEAELARRRAEWKQPEKRFERGYGWMFSKHIKQANEGCDFDFLETGFGKPVGEPSIY; encoded by the coding sequence ATGACGAAGAAGAACAAGACCCCCGATCAATTGCGCAGCGCGCGCTGGTTTGCGCCCGACGATCTCAGAGCCTTCGGCCATCGCTCGCGCGCGATGCAGATGGGCTACGCGCCGGAGGAGTGGCGCGACCGGCCGGTGATCGCGATCATCAACACCTGGTCGGACGCGCAGCCCTGCCACATGCACTTCAAGAGCCGGGTCGACGACGTCAAGCGCGGCGTGCTGATGGCCGGCGGCTTTCCGCTCGAGCTGCCGGCGCTGTCGTTGTCGGAATCGCTGCTGAAGCCGACCACAATGCTCTACCGCAACATGCTGGCGATGGATGCCGAGGAGCTGTTGCGCGGCCATCCGGTCGACGGCGTGGTCTTGATGGGCGGCTGCGACAAGACCACGCCAGGGCTCCTGCTCGGCGCCACCAGCATGAATCTGCCGGCGATCTATCTGCCAGCGGGGCCGATGCTGCGCGGCAACTGGAAAGGCCGCACGCTGGGCTCCGGCTCGGACGCCTGGAAATACTGGGACGAGCGCCGCGCCGGCAAGATTTCCGACAAGGATTGGGTCGACATGGAGGCCGGCATCGCCCGCAGCTATGGCACCTGCATGACGATGGGCACGGCTTCGACGATGACCGCGATCGCGGAAGCGATCGGCATGACCTTGCCGGGGGCCTCGTCGATCCCCGCGGCCGACGCCAACCACATCCGCATGAGCTCGGAGGCCGGCCGCCGCATCGTCGAGATGGTATGGGAGGATCTCACGCCGCAGAAGATCCAGAGCCGACGAGCGTTCGAGAACGCGATCACGGTCGCGATGGCGATGGGCTGCTCGACCAACGCCATTATTCACCTCATTGCGCAGGCGCGCCGGGCCGGCCAGGATATCTCGCTCGATGATTTCGAGACGGCGAGCCGCAAGGTGCCCGTGATCGCCAATGTGCGGCCGAGCGGCGACCACTATCTGATGGAGGATTTCTTCTATGCCGGCGGGCTTCCCGGCCTGATGAACCGGATCAAGCAGCATCTGCATCTCGATTGCGTGACCGTGTCAGGCAAGACGTTGGGCGAGAACATCGCAGGCGCCGAAGTCCATATTGACGACGTCATCCGCACCGTCGACAATCCGATCTACAAGGAGGGCGCGCTTGCGGTGTTGAAAGGCAATCTCGCGCCCGACGGCTGCGTCATCAAGCCTTCTGCCTGCGATCCACGCTTCCTCAAGCACACCGGGCCGGCGCTGGTGTTCGACGATTATCCGTCGATGAAGAAGGCGGTCGACGATCCCGATCTCGATGTCACGGCCGATCACGTGCTGATCCTGCGCAATGCCGGGCCGCAGGGCGGGCCGGGCATGCCGGAATGGGGCATGCTGCCGATCCCGACCAAGCTCGTGAAGCAGGGCGTGCGCGACATGGTGCGGCTGTCCGACGCGCGGATGAGCGGCACCAGCTACGGCGCCTGCATCCTGCATGTCTCGCCGGAATCCTATATCGGCGGTCCGCTGGCGCTGGTCAGGAACGGCGACCGCATCACCCTCGACGTCGCCGCGCGCACCATCAATCTCGACGTGCCGGAGGCGGAGCTGGCCAGGCGCCGCGCCGAATGGAAGCAGCCCGAAAAGCGCTTCGAGCGCGGCTATGGCTGGATGTTCTCGAAACACATCAAGCAGGCCAATGAGGGCTGCGACTTCGATTTCCTGGAGACCGGTTTTGGCAAGCCGGTGGGAGAGCCTTCGATTTACTGA
- a CDS encoding response regulator transcription factor has protein sequence MVENGAPRGEIFVVDDEPAVRETLSVVLSTAGYKVICFADGAALLSVARSRTPACILLDVHIPGKSGLDILRELHGEDYPAPIFMISGQGDIQMAVSAIKNGALDFIEKPFRGNEIVSRLNEAIDAYTRRQAEASASRIAALHFPGREPLTRREREVLEQFTAGASNKEAGRHLGISPRTIEDHRANIMKKLGARNAADLVRIVMTAQRQS, from the coding sequence ATGGTTGAGAATGGCGCTCCTCGCGGGGAAATTTTCGTGGTCGACGACGAGCCCGCCGTCCGCGAGACGCTTTCCGTGGTCCTGTCGACCGCTGGTTACAAGGTGATCTGCTTTGCGGATGGTGCGGCGCTGCTCTCGGTGGCGCGCAGCAGGACGCCGGCCTGCATCCTGCTCGACGTGCATATTCCAGGCAAATCCGGCCTCGATATCCTGCGCGAGCTTCACGGCGAGGATTATCCGGCGCCGATCTTCATGATCTCCGGTCAGGGCGACATCCAGATGGCGGTCAGCGCCATCAAGAACGGCGCGCTCGATTTCATCGAGAAGCCGTTCCGCGGCAACGAGATCGTCAGCCGTCTCAATGAAGCGATCGACGCCTACACGCGGCGCCAGGCCGAGGCCTCGGCGTCGCGCATCGCCGCACTGCACTTCCCGGGGCGCGAGCCGCTGACCCGCCGCGAGCGCGAGGTGCTCGAGCAATTCACCGCGGGCGCCTCCAACAAGGAGGCCGGGCGTCATCTCGGCATCAGCCCGCGCACGATCGAGGATCACCGCGCAAACATCATGAAGAAGCTCGGCGCGCGCAACGCCGCCGATCTCGTCCGCATCGTGATGACGGCGCAGCGCCAGAGCTAG
- a CDS encoding PilZ domain-containing protein, with translation MTEDGKSVERVTFSRGVDVCIMAIDGTWRRDCQLNAISDNDASLTVEGSIQGLNLKEFFLLLSSTGLAYRRCELVRVNGTEMDISFLKGKPSKRRATADEERARA, from the coding sequence ATGACTGAAGACGGCAAATCCGTTGAGCGGGTCACGTTCAGCCGGGGCGTCGATGTCTGCATCATGGCCATCGACGGCACCTGGCGGCGCGACTGCCAGCTCAACGCCATCTCCGATAATGATGCGTCGCTGACGGTCGAGGGTTCCATTCAGGGGCTCAACCTGAAGGAGTTCTTCCTGCTATTGTCCTCGACCGGGCTTGCCTACCGCCGTTGCGAGCTGGTCCGCGTCAACGGCACCGAAATGGACATCAGCTTCCTCAAGGGCAAGCCGAGCAAGCGCCGGGCGACCGCCGACGAAGAGCGGGCCAGAGCCTGA
- a CDS encoding CheR family methyltransferase, whose product MTPPDYEYLRKLLKDHSGLDLSADKQYLIESRLLPLARKSGLSGIPDLVAKIRAGSSTHTVQVVEAMTTNETFFFRDKVPFEHFRDTIMPEVLKARAARRSVRIWCAAGSTGQEPYSLAMSLKEMGAALAGWRVEIIATDLSQEVLEKAKAGIYSQFEVQRGLPIQMLVKYFKQSGELWQINPELRSMVQHRQLNLLHDFSALGAFDVVFCRNVLIYFDQDTKINIFNRLARSMETDGFLVLGAAETVVGLTDTFKPIPERRGLYRPSGVRPALAMPRAAMAAGY is encoded by the coding sequence GTGACGCCCCCCGACTACGAGTATCTGCGTAAACTCCTGAAGGACCATTCCGGCCTCGATCTGTCTGCGGACAAGCAGTATCTGATCGAGAGCCGCCTGTTGCCGCTGGCGCGCAAAAGCGGCCTGTCCGGCATCCCCGACCTGGTGGCGAAGATCAGGGCCGGCTCGTCCACGCACACCGTTCAGGTGGTCGAGGCCATGACCACCAACGAGACCTTCTTCTTCCGTGACAAGGTGCCGTTCGAGCATTTCCGCGATACCATCATGCCGGAGGTGCTGAAGGCGCGTGCCGCGCGCCGCAGCGTCCGGATCTGGTGCGCCGCCGGCTCGACCGGGCAAGAGCCCTATTCGCTGGCGATGAGCCTGAAGGAAATGGGCGCGGCGCTTGCGGGATGGCGGGTCGAGATCATCGCGACCGATCTGTCGCAGGAGGTGCTGGAGAAGGCGAAGGCCGGCATCTACAGCCAGTTCGAGGTGCAGCGCGGGCTGCCGATCCAGATGCTGGTCAAGTACTTCAAGCAGTCGGGTGAACTCTGGCAGATCAATCCCGAGTTGCGCTCGATGGTGCAGCACCGTCAGCTCAATCTGCTGCACGATTTCTCCGCGCTCGGCGCTTTCGATGTGGTGTTCTGCCGCAACGTGCTAATCTATTTCGATCAGGACACCAAGATCAACATCTTCAACCGTCTCGCCCGCTCGATGGAGACCGACGGCTTCCTGGTGCTGGGCGCCGCCGAGACCGTGGTCGGTCTGACCGACACGTTCAAGCCGATTCCCGAACGCCGCGGCCTGTACCGGCCGAGCGGGGTACGGCCGGCGCTCGCCATGCCGAGGGCCGCCATGGCGGCCGGATATTGA
- a CDS encoding response regulator, giving the protein MKTCLVVDDSGVVRKIARRILEGMQFTVIEAEDGAVALEACKRALPDAVLLDWNMPVMDGFEFLVQLRRMPGGDQPKVVFCTTENGIDHISRALHAGANEYIMKPFDKDIVIAKFQEVGLLALDASAEA; this is encoded by the coding sequence ATGAAGACATGTCTCGTCGTCGACGATTCCGGTGTGGTGCGAAAGATCGCGCGCCGCATCCTCGAAGGAATGCAGTTCACCGTCATCGAGGCCGAGGACGGCGCGGTGGCGCTCGAAGCCTGCAAGCGGGCGCTGCCCGACGCGGTGCTGCTCGACTGGAATATGCCGGTCATGGACGGTTTCGAATTCCTCGTGCAGCTTCGCCGCATGCCCGGCGGCGATCAGCCCAAGGTCGTGTTCTGCACCACCGAGAACGGCATAGACCACATCTCGCGGGCGCTGCATGCCGGCGCCAACGAGTACATCATGAAGCCATTCGACAAGGACATCGTGATCGCGAAATTCCAGGAAGTGGGCCTGCTGGCGCTCGATGCGTCGGCCGAAGCCTGA
- a CDS encoding chemotaxis protein CheW, which translates to MTSKTETSEGAMAEYVTAVIGGQLFGLPISRVQDVFMPERLTRVPLSSAEIAGVLNLRGRIVTVVDMRARLGLPKAADGQPPMAVGVDQRGESYGLLIDQIGEVLRLPDDSRQDNPVNLDPRMAKLAGGVYRLDGQLMVVLDIDRVLELVPKTAAAA; encoded by the coding sequence ATGACCAGCAAGACCGAGACCAGCGAAGGCGCGATGGCCGAATACGTCACCGCCGTGATCGGCGGGCAGCTGTTCGGGCTGCCGATCTCGCGGGTGCAGGACGTGTTCATGCCGGAGCGGCTGACGCGCGTTCCCTTGTCGTCGGCCGAGATCGCCGGCGTGCTCAACCTGCGCGGCCGCATCGTCACCGTGGTCGACATGCGCGCCCGGCTCGGGCTGCCGAAGGCCGCTGACGGCCAGCCGCCGATGGCGGTCGGGGTCGACCAGCGCGGCGAATCCTATGGTCTCCTGATCGACCAGATCGGCGAAGTGCTGCGGCTGCCCGACGACAGCCGCCAGGACAACCCGGTCAACCTCGATCCCCGCATGGCCAAGCTCGCCGGCGGCGTCTACCGCCTCGACGGCCAGCTCATGGTCGTCCTCGATATCGATCGTGTGCTCGAACTGGTGCCCAAGACAGCTGCTGCAGCGTAA